The proteins below are encoded in one region of Paenibacillus albus:
- a CDS encoding ParB/RepB/Spo0J family partition protein encodes MSKRLGRGLDALIPSLSVNEDDKVVEVTLSQLRANPYQPRKTFDDDAIKELAESIKQHGVIQPIIVRTVLKGYEIIAGERRFRASQLCGNATIPAVVRNFSDQQVMEIALIENLQREDLNAIELSIAYQALMDKFNLTQEELSMKVGKSRSHIANFLRLLTLPEQIKDNVSRGTLSMGHARAIVGVKEDARKKELAELTMANEWSVRQLEEAIKNLDQPAAAKVKPLPSKKQDPYIAEVEESLRDRFKTTVKIKQQKDKGRIELLYYNKQDLDRLLELLQQMSS; translated from the coding sequence ATGAGCAAGCGGCTAGGTAGAGGACTTGATGCGCTTATTCCATCGCTCTCCGTAAACGAGGATGATAAGGTTGTTGAAGTTACGCTTTCCCAGCTGAGAGCGAATCCATACCAACCACGTAAAACATTCGATGACGATGCGATTAAAGAGCTCGCTGAATCCATTAAGCAGCATGGCGTCATCCAGCCGATTATCGTCCGTACGGTACTTAAAGGATATGAGATTATCGCTGGGGAAAGACGGTTCCGTGCATCGCAGCTTTGCGGTAATGCAACGATTCCGGCTGTGGTCCGTAACTTCTCCGATCAACAGGTTATGGAGATTGCTCTCATTGAGAACCTGCAGCGCGAGGATCTAAATGCGATTGAACTTTCAATTGCCTATCAAGCGTTAATGGACAAGTTCAATCTTACACAAGAAGAACTCTCAATGAAGGTCGGCAAGTCTAGATCGCATATTGCGAACTTCTTGCGACTGTTAACTCTTCCAGAGCAGATCAAAGATAATGTTTCACGTGGAACATTATCAATGGGACATGCTAGAGCAATTGTTGGTGTGAAGGAAGATGCCCGTAAGAAAGAGCTCGCAGAACTGACAATGGCGAATGAGTGGAGTGTACGCCAACTCGAGGAAGCGATTAAAAATCTTGACCAGCCTGCCGCTGCGAAAGTGAAACCGCTCCCTTCGAAGAAGCAGGACCCTTATATAGCTGAAGTTGAAGAATCACTCCGTGACCGGTTTAAAACGACGGTGAAGATCAAACAGCAAAAGGATAAAGGGCGTATTGAACTTCTGTACTATAACAAGCAGGACTTAGATCGTCTTCTCGAATTGTTGCAGCAAATGTCCTCATAG
- a CDS encoding DUF4446 family protein yields MDQFNLGPTDWVTAGLFVLILMLLIRSFMLSSKLKRLRKSYTQFMQGTGVEELENVIINIKQRLDAQEEGHSKLKQSVQSIGETLKNKKGNIGIHRYNAFAERGSDLSFSIAVVNDGEDGMVLSGIHGREQTFVYAKPVKDGKSQYPLTPEELEAISLASRQGS; encoded by the coding sequence ATGGATCAATTTAATCTAGGGCCGACTGACTGGGTAACGGCAGGTCTGTTTGTTCTTATACTTATGCTGCTTATTCGCAGCTTCATGTTAAGCAGCAAGCTCAAACGTCTGCGTAAAAGCTACACGCAGTTTATGCAAGGCACTGGTGTTGAAGAGCTAGAGAATGTCATCATCAATATTAAACAGCGTCTGGATGCACAAGAAGAGGGACATAGCAAGCTGAAGCAATCCGTGCAGTCAATTGGAGAAACACTGAAGAATAAGAAGGGCAACATCGGAATTCACCGCTATAATGCTTTTGCGGAAAGAGGAAGTGATCTGAGCTTCTCCATCGCTGTCGTTAATGATGGTGAAGACGGCATGGTGCTAAGCGGCATTCACGGCCGTGAGCAGACGTTTGTGTATGCCAAGCCGGTTAAGGATGGCAAGAGCCAATATCCGCTCACTCCGGAAGAGCTCGAAGCGATCAGTCTTGCGTCGCGGCAGGGATCGTAG
- a CDS encoding DUF951 domain-containing protein has protein sequence MERKQFELGDIVQMKKQHPCGTNEMEIIRMGMDIRIKCVGCKHSVLIPRAKFEKNMKKVLRSKASDGEKEGEGGASTT, from the coding sequence ATGGAGAGAAAACAGTTTGAACTGGGCGATATTGTACAGATGAAGAAGCAGCATCCGTGCGGCACGAACGAGATGGAGATCATCCGGATGGGGATGGACATTCGCATTAAGTGTGTCGGCTGCAAGCACAGTGTGCTTATTCCTCGGGCAAAGTTCGAGAAAAACATGAAGAAAGTGCTCCGATCGAAAGCGTCAGATGGTGAAAAAGAGGGAGAGGGAGGAGCGTCCACAACTTAA
- the yyaC gene encoding spore protease YyaC produces the protein MKLPGMKETPLKVPYTEPNITGLLVNRITYLLGGIPTDRRIVVVCVGTDRSTGDSLGPLVGTSLSKFRSPFFDLYGTLEEPVHAMNLDETLQDINKYIRKPFVIGIDACLGQAASVGCIQVGLGPVRPGAGVNKDLPPVGDIHITGIVNVGGFMEYFVLQNTRLHLVMRMADIISHSLFSSIMKCVRPATIPAATQD, from the coding sequence ATGAAATTGCCAGGAATGAAAGAAACACCACTTAAAGTACCGTATACAGAGCCTAACATTACAGGTCTTCTTGTCAACCGCATTACATACCTTTTAGGGGGCATTCCTACAGATCGCAGAATTGTTGTTGTCTGTGTGGGAACAGATCGTTCTACAGGAGATTCACTGGGGCCGCTCGTCGGCACTTCACTCAGCAAATTCCGCAGTCCCTTCTTCGACCTCTATGGTACGCTGGAGGAACCTGTCCACGCCATGAATCTCGACGAAACGCTGCAGGACATTAACAAGTACATTCGCAAGCCGTTCGTTATCGGCATCGATGCTTGTTTAGGGCAAGCGGCAAGTGTCGGTTGTATTCAGGTTGGACTAGGACCGGTTCGCCCAGGAGCTGGCGTGAACAAGGATCTGCCTCCGGTTGGCGACATTCACATCACTGGGATTGTCAATGTCGGCGGCTTCATGGAGTACTTCGTCCTGCAGAACACGCGTCTGCATCTCGTTATGCGTATGGCTGATATTATCTCACATAGCCTCTTCTCGTCCATTATGAAATGTGTACGGCCTGCTACGATCCCTGCCGCGACGCAAGACTGA
- a CDS encoding aminotransferase class V-fold PLP-dependent enzyme, with protein sequence MQVHEKGQGRQQEQLIYLDHAATSWPKPPEVLEAVIEAMQRDGANPGRGSHAMAVRASRILFDTRKVLAKLLRVKNPNDIAFALNTTMALNTAIKGSLKPGDHVIATAVEHNSVRRPLEYLKKSIGIHVTYVEPNEAGELDAKQIVDAITSSTKLVVVNHSSNLLGSILPVSDIGEITRGQGIKLLVDAAQTAGLLEIDVEQMGIDMLAFPGHKGLLGPQGTGGLYIHPDVELEPLLHGGTGSQSEAIEQPTVRPDRYEAGTQNAVGISGLRAGVKHILHETVQKIHTSEWMLTQQMMEGLLSVNGLRVLGPALGKPRTGIVSFVIEGADPSEIGFILDQHYQIAVRTGFHCTPLAHGTAGTTETGAIRASVGCFTTTDEVETFIAAVKEISQHYS encoded by the coding sequence ATGCAGGTGCATGAGAAGGGACAAGGACGGCAGCAGGAACAATTGATCTACCTGGATCATGCTGCAACGTCGTGGCCGAAGCCCCCTGAGGTGCTAGAAGCGGTAATAGAAGCGATGCAGCGAGACGGTGCCAATCCCGGTCGAGGCAGCCATGCGATGGCTGTACGTGCCAGCCGTATTCTGTTTGATACGAGGAAAGTATTGGCGAAGCTATTACGGGTTAAAAATCCGAATGATATTGCGTTCGCACTCAATACAACGATGGCGCTCAATACTGCAATAAAAGGATCTCTGAAGCCAGGTGACCATGTCATCGCAACGGCTGTGGAACATAACTCGGTTCGGCGGCCTCTGGAATATTTGAAAAAAAGCATTGGAATCCATGTAACCTATGTGGAGCCAAATGAGGCAGGGGAGCTCGATGCCAAGCAGATAGTTGATGCGATAACGAGCAGCACGAAGCTTGTAGTCGTGAATCATAGCTCGAACCTGCTGGGGTCTATCCTGCCTGTAAGCGACATTGGAGAGATCACACGCGGACAGGGAATCAAGCTGCTGGTCGATGCAGCTCAGACAGCCGGGTTATTGGAAATAGATGTAGAGCAGATGGGGATTGATATGCTCGCGTTTCCGGGCCATAAAGGGCTGTTGGGGCCTCAAGGGACAGGGGGTCTATACATTCATCCAGATGTGGAGCTGGAGCCGCTTCTGCATGGCGGTACGGGCAGTCAGTCTGAAGCGATTGAACAGCCTACAGTGCGTCCAGACCGATATGAAGCGGGAACACAGAATGCGGTGGGCATAAGCGGGCTTCGTGCCGGCGTGAAGCATATTCTGCATGAGACGGTGCAAAAGATCCATACTAGTGAATGGATGCTAACGCAGCAGATGATGGAGGGATTGCTTTCCGTGAATGGCCTTCGTGTGTTGGGGCCAGCGCTTGGAAAGCCGCGTACGGGTATCGTATCCTTCGTCATTGAAGGTGCGGATCCATCGGAAATCGGCTTCATTCTGGATCAGCATTATCAGATTGCGGTAAGAACAGGATTTCACTGCACACCACTTGCGCATGGAACGGCAGGCACGACGGAGACAGGCGCCATTCGTGCAAGCGTTGGTTGTTTCACGACAACAGACGAGGTCGAAACGTTCATTGCAGCAGTAAAGGAAATAAGTCAGCATTACAGTTAA
- a CDS encoding DUF3343 domain-containing protein: protein MLIAFDSTQQALRAEMLLEYADIEIDICPTPKQITAGCALSIHFPEADLVVVKEVIVQERVEIRGIFQQVEDRFEPIEM, encoded by the coding sequence ATGCTTATCGCGTTTGACTCCACACAGCAGGCGCTCCGCGCGGAGATGCTATTAGAATATGCGGATATTGAAATAGACATCTGTCCGACACCGAAGCAAATAACGGCCGGCTGCGCACTCTCTATCCATTTTCCCGAAGCTGATTTGGTAGTGGTGAAAGAGGTTATTGTACAAGAGAGGGTCGAGATCCGCGGCATCTTCCAGCAGGTTGAAGACAGGTTTGAACCCATTGAAATGTAG